The proteins below come from a single Oncorhynchus tshawytscha isolate Ot180627B linkage group LG22, Otsh_v2.0, whole genome shotgun sequence genomic window:
- the LOC112222400 gene encoding SRSF protein kinase 1 isoform X2, which produces MERKVLALQARKKRAKAKKSSKKQPAHPRGAAPQQQPQPEASPQEPDEPEEILGSDDEEQEDPNDYCKGGYHHVKIGDLFNGRYHVIRKLGWGHFSTVWLAWDIQVKRFVAMKVVKSAEHYTETAVDEIKLLRSVRNTDPDDPKREMVVQLLDDFKISGVNGTHVCMVFEVLGHHLLKWIIKSNYQGLPLPCVKSIIRQVLQGLDYLHTKCEIIHTDIKPENILLTVNEPYVRRLAAEATEWQKAGAPPPSGSAVSTAPAPKATTKMSKNKKKKLKKKQKRQAELLEKCILDLEEMEKAPEREEEEEDDEEGPESPVSPKQQRPYCAPLRQVSLQEVASQDTAGCIAGAEVTWLGPEGIITEAEVNCNGLHPEAEDNETEERKAQWREQDQHNGNVDQTGACPLLQDSPPPQHVYNGLVSPDTPESEEGSGAPTRKEAEIKTKASEMTEMKSFGGREELSSEEQKNQERSQVEVTEEAQGRSRGEEATEEALENVQYGGEQESLKDAKLAAGNLLVNPLEPLNADRLKVKIADLGNACWLHKHFTEDIQTRQYRSLEVLIGSGYNTPADIWSTACMAFELATGDYLFEPHSGEDYSRDEDHIALIIELLGQVPHKLVTAGRYSKDFFTKKGDLKHITKLKPWGLLEVLQDKYEWSKEEADCFADFLLPMLELVPEKRATAADCLRHPWIAPQ; this is translated from the exons ATGGAGAGAAAAG TTCTAGCACTTCAAGCAAGGAAGAAGAGGGCGAAAGCAAAGAAGTCGAGCAAGAA ACAGCCAGCCCACCCCAGGGGTGCAGCACCCCAGCAGCAGCCCCAGCCAGAGGCCTCTCCCCAGGAACCAGATGAGCCTGAGGAGATCTTAGGCTCTGATGATGAGGAGCAGGAGGATCCCAATGACTACTGCAAGG GTGGCTACCACCATGTAAAGATAGGAGATCTGTTCAATGGGAGGTACCATGTGATCAGGAAGCTGGGCTGGGGACACTTCTCCACTGTGTGGCTGGCTTGGGACATTCA GGTGAAGAGGTTTGTGGCTATGAAAGTGGTGAAGAGTGCAGAGCATTACACAGAGACGGCTGTAGATGAGATCAAACTGCTCAGATCT GTGAGAAACACGGACCCTGACGATCCCAAGAGGGAGATGGTGGTTCAGCTACTGGATGACTTCAAGATCTCCGGTGTCAACGGGACTCATGTGTGCATGGTGTTTGAGGTGCTGGGGCACCACCTACTGAAGTGGATCATCAAGTCCAACTACCAgggccttcctctgccctgcGTCAAGAGCATCATACGACAG GTTCTCCAGGGGTTGGACTACCTTCACACCAAGTGTGAGATCATCCACACTGACATCAAGCCAGAGAACATCCTGTTGACGGTGAATGAGCCATACGTGAGGAGGCTGGCCGCGGAGGCTACAGAGTGGCAGAAAGCAGGAGCTCCCCCTCCCTCAGGGTCCGCAG TCAGCACAGCTCCAGCTCCAAAAGCA ACGACCAAAATGtccaagaacaagaagaagaaattAAAGAAGAAGCAGAAGCGTCAGGCGGAGCTGTTGGAGAAGTGCATTCTGGAtctggaggagatggagaaggctccggagagggaggaggaggaggaggatgatgaagaggGTCCGGAGTCTCCCGTATCTCCCAAGCAGCAGCGGCCATATTGTGCTCCTCTCAGACAAGTCTCCTTACAGGAAGTAGCCAGCCAAGACACAGCAG GATGCATAGCGGGTGCGGAGGTGACGTGGTTAGGACCAGAAGGGATAATAACAGAAGCAGAAGTGAACTGTAACGGCCTTCATCCTGAGGCAGAGGACAATGAAACGGAGGAGAGGAAGGCACAGTGGAGAGAGCAAGACCAACACAACGGTAACGTAGACCAAACAGGGGCTTGTCCTCTTCTTCAGGACTCTCCACCACCTCAACACGTGTATAACGGCCTGGTGTCCCCGGATACCCCAGAGAGTGAGGAAGGGAGTGGAGCACCGACCAGGAAGGAGGCTGAAATAAAGACTAAAGCATCCGAGATGACTGAGATGAAAAGCTTTGGTGGCCGGGAGGAGCTATCGTCAGAGGAGCAGAAGAATCAGGAAAGGAGTCAAGTGGAAGTCACAGAGGAGGCGCAGGGCAGGAGTCGTGGAGAGGAGGCCACAGAGGAGGCGCTGGAGAACGTCCAGtatggaggagaacaggagagtcTGAAGGATG CCAAATTAGCAGCGGGGAACCTCCTGGTGAACCCTCTGGAGCCACTCAATGCAGACAGACTGAAGGTCAAGATAGCAGACCTGGGCAATGCTTGCTGGCTG CACAAGCACTTTACAGAAGACATCCAGACGAGACAGTACCGTTCTCTAGAGGTGCTCATAGGGTCTGGCTACAACACACCAGCTGACATATGGAGTACAGCCTGCATG GCGTTTGAGCTGGCCACTGGGGACTACTTGTTTGAGCCTCATTCCGGGGAAGATTACTCGAGGGACGAAG ACCATATCGCATTGATCATCGAGCTGCTGGGGCAAGTCCCACACAAACTCGTAACAGCTGGGAGATATTCCAAGGATTTTTTCACCAAGAAAG GGGACCTGAAGCATATCACCAAGCTGAAGCCGTGGGGGTTACTAGAGGTGCTGCAGGATAAGTACGAGTGGTCCAAAGAGGAGGCTGATTGTTTCGCTGACTTCCTCCTCCCCATGCTGGAGCTGGTACCAGAGAAGAGGGCCACGGCTGCAGACTGCCTGCGCCACCCCTGGATCGCCCCCCAGTGA
- the LOC112222400 gene encoding SRSF protein kinase 1 isoform X1 encodes MERKVLALQARKKRAKAKKSSKKQPAHPRGAAPQQQPQPEASPQEPDEPEEILGSDDEEQEDPNDYCKGGYHHVKIGDLFNGRYHVIRKLGWGHFSTVWLAWDIQVKRFVAMKVVKSAEHYTETAVDEIKLLRSVRNTDPDDPKREMVVQLLDDFKISGVNGTHVCMVFEVLGHHLLKWIIKSNYQGLPLPCVKSIIRQVLQGLDYLHTKCEIIHTDIKPENILLTVNEPYVRRLAAEATEWQKAGAPPPSGSAVSTAPAPKATTKMSKNKKKKLKKKQKRQAELLEKCILDLEEMEKAPEREEEEEDDEEGPESPVSPKQQRPYCAPLRQVSLQEVASQDTAGCIAGAEVTWLGPEGIITEAEVNCNGLHPEAEDNETEERKAQWREQDQHNGNVDQTGACPLLQDSPPPQHVYNGLVSPDTPESEEGSGAPTRKEAEIKTKASEMTEMKSFGGREELSSEEQKNQERSQVEVTEEAQGRSRGEEATEEALENVQYGGEQESLKDGEKMAKLAAGNLLVNPLEPLNADRLKVKIADLGNACWLHKHFTEDIQTRQYRSLEVLIGSGYNTPADIWSTACMAFELATGDYLFEPHSGEDYSRDEDHIALIIELLGQVPHKLVTAGRYSKDFFTKKGDLKHITKLKPWGLLEVLQDKYEWSKEEADCFADFLLPMLELVPEKRATAADCLRHPWIAPQ; translated from the exons ATGGAGAGAAAAG TTCTAGCACTTCAAGCAAGGAAGAAGAGGGCGAAAGCAAAGAAGTCGAGCAAGAA ACAGCCAGCCCACCCCAGGGGTGCAGCACCCCAGCAGCAGCCCCAGCCAGAGGCCTCTCCCCAGGAACCAGATGAGCCTGAGGAGATCTTAGGCTCTGATGATGAGGAGCAGGAGGATCCCAATGACTACTGCAAGG GTGGCTACCACCATGTAAAGATAGGAGATCTGTTCAATGGGAGGTACCATGTGATCAGGAAGCTGGGCTGGGGACACTTCTCCACTGTGTGGCTGGCTTGGGACATTCA GGTGAAGAGGTTTGTGGCTATGAAAGTGGTGAAGAGTGCAGAGCATTACACAGAGACGGCTGTAGATGAGATCAAACTGCTCAGATCT GTGAGAAACACGGACCCTGACGATCCCAAGAGGGAGATGGTGGTTCAGCTACTGGATGACTTCAAGATCTCCGGTGTCAACGGGACTCATGTGTGCATGGTGTTTGAGGTGCTGGGGCACCACCTACTGAAGTGGATCATCAAGTCCAACTACCAgggccttcctctgccctgcGTCAAGAGCATCATACGACAG GTTCTCCAGGGGTTGGACTACCTTCACACCAAGTGTGAGATCATCCACACTGACATCAAGCCAGAGAACATCCTGTTGACGGTGAATGAGCCATACGTGAGGAGGCTGGCCGCGGAGGCTACAGAGTGGCAGAAAGCAGGAGCTCCCCCTCCCTCAGGGTCCGCAG TCAGCACAGCTCCAGCTCCAAAAGCA ACGACCAAAATGtccaagaacaagaagaagaaattAAAGAAGAAGCAGAAGCGTCAGGCGGAGCTGTTGGAGAAGTGCATTCTGGAtctggaggagatggagaaggctccggagagggaggaggaggaggaggatgatgaagaggGTCCGGAGTCTCCCGTATCTCCCAAGCAGCAGCGGCCATATTGTGCTCCTCTCAGACAAGTCTCCTTACAGGAAGTAGCCAGCCAAGACACAGCAG GATGCATAGCGGGTGCGGAGGTGACGTGGTTAGGACCAGAAGGGATAATAACAGAAGCAGAAGTGAACTGTAACGGCCTTCATCCTGAGGCAGAGGACAATGAAACGGAGGAGAGGAAGGCACAGTGGAGAGAGCAAGACCAACACAACGGTAACGTAGACCAAACAGGGGCTTGTCCTCTTCTTCAGGACTCTCCACCACCTCAACACGTGTATAACGGCCTGGTGTCCCCGGATACCCCAGAGAGTGAGGAAGGGAGTGGAGCACCGACCAGGAAGGAGGCTGAAATAAAGACTAAAGCATCCGAGATGACTGAGATGAAAAGCTTTGGTGGCCGGGAGGAGCTATCGTCAGAGGAGCAGAAGAATCAGGAAAGGAGTCAAGTGGAAGTCACAGAGGAGGCGCAGGGCAGGAGTCGTGGAGAGGAGGCCACAGAGGAGGCGCTGGAGAACGTCCAGtatggaggagaacaggagagtcTGAAGGATGGTGAGAAGATGG CCAAATTAGCAGCGGGGAACCTCCTGGTGAACCCTCTGGAGCCACTCAATGCAGACAGACTGAAGGTCAAGATAGCAGACCTGGGCAATGCTTGCTGGCTG CACAAGCACTTTACAGAAGACATCCAGACGAGACAGTACCGTTCTCTAGAGGTGCTCATAGGGTCTGGCTACAACACACCAGCTGACATATGGAGTACAGCCTGCATG GCGTTTGAGCTGGCCACTGGGGACTACTTGTTTGAGCCTCATTCCGGGGAAGATTACTCGAGGGACGAAG ACCATATCGCATTGATCATCGAGCTGCTGGGGCAAGTCCCACACAAACTCGTAACAGCTGGGAGATATTCCAAGGATTTTTTCACCAAGAAAG GGGACCTGAAGCATATCACCAAGCTGAAGCCGTGGGGGTTACTAGAGGTGCTGCAGGATAAGTACGAGTGGTCCAAAGAGGAGGCTGATTGTTTCGCTGACTTCCTCCTCCCCATGCTGGAGCTGGTACCAGAGAAGAGGGCCACGGCTGCAGACTGCCTGCGCCACCCCTGGATCGCCCCCCAGTGA